The Streptomyces sp. NBC_00483 genome contains the following window.
ATCCGGCTCCGTCGCCATCCGCCGCCCCAGCGAGAGCAGCGAGGCCCGCACCCGAAGACGCAGCTCACTGCGCTCGTCCTCCGCCGCCGCGACGATCATGCCCCGGACCGCGGACCAGGCCGACGCGATGATGTCCTGCACCTCGGAACGGCCGAGGATCTCCGACTTCAGACGCTCCACCCGGTCCCGGGTGTCCGAGTCGCCCTGAAGATCGGCCGCGAAATCGGCCAGGAAACGGTCGAGCGCACCGCGCGCCGGGTGCCCCGGCATGTCCCGCATCTCCGTGACGAAACGCAGCAGCTCCTTGTAGACACGCTCGCCCACCCGCTTGTCGACGAACCGCGGCGTCCAGCCGGGAGCGCCGCCCTCCACCGCATCCATCACCGAATCCGAGTGCAGCACCAGCCAGTCGTGGGCGCGGGCGCACACCAGGTCGACGACCCGCTTGTGACCGCCGTCGGCAACGACCTTCTCCAGCATCTTGCCGAGCCCCGGCGCGATCTCCGCGTTGTCCGCCCGACGCGTGATGGCCTCACCGACGATCGCCTGCACATCCGAATCACGCAGCACCGTCAGGGCACCCCGCAGCGCCGTCGCCAGCTCCGCCGTCACCCGATCGGCGTGATCCGGCTCCGCCAGCCACGAA
Protein-coding sequences here:
- a CDS encoding DUF445 domain-containing protein; this encodes MKLMAVGLLVFVAVVYVLATWAENAGAGAWAGYVAAAAEAGMVGALADWFAVTALFRHPLGLRIPHTAIIPTKKDQLGVSLGEFVGENFLSGEVVRDRLRAVGIGSRLGSWLAEPDHADRVTAELATALRGALTVLRDSDVQAIVGEAITRRADNAEIAPGLGKMLEKVVADGGHKRVVDLVCARAHDWLVLHSDSVMDAVEGGAPGWTPRFVDKRVGERVYKELLRFVTEMRDMPGHPARGALDRFLADFAADLQGDSDTRDRVERLKSEILGRSEVQDIIASAWSAVRGMIVAAAEDERSELRLRVRASLLSLGRRMATEPDVSSKVDGWVEGAAVYVVTTYRAEITSLITDTVAGWDAEHTTRKIEAHIGRDLQFIRINGTVVGSLAGLLIFTVSRALGA